One Nocardia iowensis DNA window includes the following coding sequences:
- a CDS encoding aminotransferase class I/II-fold pyridoxal phosphate-dependent enzyme — MTIDQNDSRELARALLAKHSDSGADNGNAAPNGATKAAAGQGNTGENGGNGNGSADRVTTSFRDHPGVLEAGRRFGRFDEWLQQMGLPNPYYLPHEGVSGAVTRMADRDVVNFSSFGYLDLAASPRVHQAAKDAIDRYGTSAAAVRIVAGELPIYGELERELATIYDTDAAIVTASGYLTNAAAIGFLLGKRDLAICDSLIHNSMVAGTEWARCKRVNFRHNDPESLEAILKMSRRSFDRALVLIEGVYSMDGDVVRLPEIIEVARKYNCSIMIDEAHSFGVLGEKGLGVRELFDLPGDAVDVWMGTLSKAIGSVGGYLAGNRELVDGFKYVAGGLSMYTASPAPSAIAAALESLAVLRDEPERVTALRDNATYFHRRARESGFHTGTSEGTPITPIITGADEPAVLGAVAMLQRDFSVNAISHPTVPAGEARLRFFINCRHTREQLDQALVTLREVLDGLADTAGQQSTLFQEEHS, encoded by the coding sequence ATGACCATCGATCAGAACGATTCGCGCGAATTGGCGCGCGCGTTACTGGCCAAGCACAGTGACAGCGGAGCCGACAACGGCAACGCGGCACCGAACGGCGCCACGAAAGCCGCCGCCGGACAAGGGAACACCGGCGAAAACGGCGGCAACGGCAACGGGTCTGCAGACCGGGTGACGACGTCCTTCCGCGACCATCCCGGCGTGCTGGAGGCCGGTCGGCGCTTCGGTCGCTTCGACGAATGGCTCCAGCAGATGGGGCTGCCGAATCCGTACTACCTGCCGCACGAGGGAGTCAGCGGCGCGGTGACCCGGATGGCGGATCGAGATGTGGTCAACTTCAGCAGTTTCGGCTACCTCGACCTGGCCGCGTCGCCGCGCGTGCACCAGGCCGCCAAGGATGCCATCGATCGCTACGGGACCTCGGCCGCCGCCGTCCGTATCGTCGCGGGCGAGCTGCCGATCTATGGCGAGTTGGAGCGCGAGCTCGCGACCATCTACGACACCGACGCCGCGATCGTGACCGCGAGCGGCTATCTCACCAACGCCGCCGCCATCGGATTCCTGCTCGGCAAGCGGGATCTCGCGATCTGCGACTCGCTGATCCACAACAGCATGGTGGCAGGCACCGAATGGGCCAGGTGCAAGCGAGTCAACTTCCGGCACAACGACCCCGAGTCGCTCGAGGCGATCCTGAAGATGTCGCGGCGCAGCTTCGATCGGGCACTCGTCCTGATCGAGGGTGTGTACAGCATGGACGGCGACGTGGTCCGGCTGCCCGAGATCATCGAGGTGGCCCGCAAATACAACTGTTCGATCATGATCGACGAGGCGCATTCGTTCGGCGTGCTCGGCGAAAAAGGGCTCGGCGTGCGCGAGCTGTTCGACCTCCCCGGCGACGCGGTGGACGTCTGGATGGGCACGCTGTCCAAGGCGATCGGCAGCGTCGGCGGCTATCTCGCCGGAAACCGGGAACTGGTCGACGGTTTCAAGTACGTAGCGGGCGGACTCAGCATGTACACGGCCTCGCCCGCGCCGTCGGCCATCGCGGCGGCGCTGGAAAGCCTCGCCGTGCTGCGTGATGAACCCGAGCGGGTCACCGCGCTGCGCGACAACGCGACGTACTTCCACCGCCGGGCCCGCGAAAGCGGTTTCCACACCGGCACTTCGGAGGGCACGCCGATCACTCCGATCATCACCGGCGCCGACGAGCCCGCGGTGCTCGGCGCGGTGGCCATGTTGCAGCGCGACTTCAGTGTCAACGCCATTTCCCATCCCACCGTGCCCGCGGGTGAGGCACGGCTGCGGTTCTTCATCAACTGCAGGCATACCCGAGAGCAGTTGGACCAGGCACTGGTGACGCTGCGCGAAGTACTCGACGGCCTAGCCGACACAGCGGGACAGCAATCCACTCTCTTCCAGGAGGAGCACTCGTGA
- a CDS encoding type I polyketide synthase: MPAIAIVGIGCRFPGGIDDPASFWDLVLHKGDGIVEVPRDRWNLAKFYDPDPDAPGRMYTRHGGFLTQSLWEFDAEFFGISQREAAIMDPQQRLLLEVAWDALDDAGMAGKVSGREVGVFVGGFMNDNALVRSGSMARASINSHSPTSASHTLLSARISFLLDLLGPTMTIDTACSSSLVALHQAVLALEAGECEAAIVGGANAMLRPETFISMCKGRFLSVDGRCKTFDATADGYGRGEGAGAVIVKPLDVALRDGDRIYAVVRGSGVNQDGRTLAIPVPNPVAQEALARRVHRIADIEPHQVGYVEAHGTGTSVGDPLEMNALGTVYGAVEGRTEDLIVGSVKNNIGHTEAAAGVAGVIKAALTLHHGTIAPQLRLDNPNPEIRFDELRLRVPMEPEPMPSIDGRAAVAINSFGYGGTNAHVILEQAPTVVPVDDARPQPFPVLALSARSDTALRELATAVGTLAETVATPTVTETLWARRAHHPLRAAFAYRDDDDLRAQLAEFAGGGGQSPARALSEAGPQPIFVYSGMGPQWWGMGRGLLQAGGRFAEVAHEIDEVFRPIAEWSIVAELLRDEADSRITGTAFAQPANFLVQAALTAELAELGIRPSAVVGHSVGEVTAAYVSGALSLHDALLVSYHRSRLQATTAGSGGMLAVGLPEEQALQRLADIEGVCVAAVNSATAVTLAGDLDALHRLRETLTEEGIFAKALRVEVPYHSHLMDPILDELRSVLAGLHPTETRIPLWSTVTGAELAGPEWDREYWCRNVREPVRFADAIGGLLEAGNLAFLEVGPHPVLSGNIREALVQRGLSGAAVSTLSRDADDEENLRRTVVDLYRAGALDVSQVPGAGPAAVGHLDLPRYPWQRRVLWTEDPVTERDRAGATAGYAMLGERTDATASAWEVQLSVTNLPWLRDHVVEGSVVLPGAAYLDAALSAIAARTGRTSFGLEAVEFAAPLIVGQHDVPVLRVDVEETTHRFTVRSRTATETTWTLNAYGRLIEADVDARTIDITPPLDAVDIPADLLYEGLAAHGLAYGPSFRLVDTARVGQDGVLARLDLSLLPQAEAPALPHLAHPAVVDAALQCFAALSARSSGDVPVVVVPAAVTAVRWSGLLPNDEAWVRVSRSPGDPLLADIHLAGADGRVVLTMSGVRFAEISARQDVFDQLDEVFYEPVWSIVDDAETTVEAEAAAPAEFLMVISLGSTVSQRAKELAAVRAASELLNVSAEDSTDADRVFALLKAAHERSDVERSRLVVVANGELDPVRNVYGLVLVAQAISRLLAEAADTPPEVRGVVVTEQAFCLPVDRFANLPHTALTGARRTLLNEQPHARWRLIDAEAGTPAADIIGQVFAEDAVAARADEVALRAGACWAMQLRHTLRDQLATWDASAPLTDPEKSFTLEIPRSRLLSELSWREVERVEPGPGEIEVRVDAVGVNYKDPLKILGVLTEKELAGTYFGTVVGMEGAGVVERVGPGVTEVAPGDLMSLCSRGMLTRYLTIRPDDGATQRMDINLDNDFDPCHCSSALPLLTAEFTLEELARLRPGETVLVHGAAGGMGMAAVQVARRMGARVIATASTEERRAIVRDMGAQEVFNSRSVSFVDDVLRLTDGRGVDVVYSSSPGEILHQNLRVVAEFGRIIELGKADIYTGGAIDLRPFDRNMSFFAVDIDRALATRPELVRAASRRVIHALDTEVYKALPYTAFGPDDVSAAFESVVRSAQIGRIVIDLRAENPMVRAKLPQVHIDPAAAYLVTGGFGAFGLATARWLVREGARRLVLVGRQGAATDEAREVLADFAEAGVVVVEERVDVSDYDAVAALIERSNAEGHPLRGVFHAAGVVNNLEIPQITIESLEAIFGPKVAGALNLDNALTAAGIDLDLFVLYSSASSIVGINPQSGYAAANSVLDTLAAARRARGAAALAVNWGFMSGGGMADYESVTRYAELTGYRSVEMDVATEQLRECLRMDTAQIALLDVDWGQWATVHRPSARTPRFGELVSAAGGASGVGALRAEILELGPEQRGEVVAYLLVEQLAVVLGVSADTVDLDTPLPDLGMDSLMGMEFGARVVKVLGVQMSVLAAIGLTLRGLGARLAEQIAQEEDRMARSDTE, translated from the coding sequence ATGCCCGCTATAGCAATTGTCGGTATAGGGTGCCGATTTCCGGGCGGAATCGACGACCCGGCCAGTTTCTGGGATCTCGTCCTGCACAAGGGCGACGGGATTGTCGAGGTGCCGAGGGACAGGTGGAACCTGGCGAAGTTCTACGACCCGGACCCGGACGCACCCGGCCGGATGTACACCCGCCACGGTGGATTCCTGACCCAGTCGCTGTGGGAGTTCGACGCCGAGTTCTTCGGGATCTCCCAGCGCGAGGCGGCCATCATGGATCCGCAGCAGCGCCTGTTGCTCGAGGTGGCCTGGGACGCGCTCGACGACGCGGGCATGGCGGGCAAGGTCAGCGGGCGTGAGGTCGGCGTCTTCGTCGGCGGCTTCATGAACGACAACGCACTGGTGCGCAGCGGATCGATGGCCCGAGCCTCGATCAACAGCCATAGCCCGACGAGCGCATCGCACACCCTGCTGTCGGCCCGCATCTCGTTCCTGCTCGACTTGCTCGGCCCGACCATGACCATCGACACGGCCTGCTCGTCGTCGCTGGTCGCACTGCATCAGGCGGTGCTCGCGCTCGAGGCGGGTGAGTGCGAGGCGGCCATCGTCGGCGGCGCGAACGCGATGCTGCGGCCCGAGACCTTCATCTCGATGTGCAAGGGTCGCTTCCTTTCCGTCGACGGCAGGTGTAAGACCTTCGACGCGACCGCCGACGGCTACGGTCGCGGCGAAGGCGCGGGTGCGGTCATCGTCAAGCCGCTCGACGTGGCGCTGCGCGACGGCGACCGGATCTACGCGGTGGTGCGCGGCAGCGGGGTCAACCAGGACGGGCGCACGCTGGCCATCCCGGTCCCGAACCCGGTCGCCCAAGAGGCGCTGGCCCGGCGGGTGCACCGGATCGCCGACATCGAACCGCATCAGGTGGGCTATGTGGAGGCGCACGGCACCGGAACCTCCGTCGGCGATCCGCTCGAAATGAACGCCCTCGGTACGGTTTACGGCGCTGTCGAAGGACGCACCGAGGACCTGATCGTCGGCTCGGTCAAGAACAACATCGGCCACACCGAGGCCGCCGCGGGTGTCGCGGGCGTGATCAAAGCCGCGCTGACCCTGCACCACGGCACCATCGCGCCGCAGCTGCGACTGGACAATCCGAACCCGGAGATCCGGTTCGACGAACTACGACTGCGGGTTCCGATGGAGCCCGAACCGATGCCGAGCATCGACGGCCGAGCCGCCGTGGCGATCAACAGCTTCGGTTACGGCGGCACGAACGCGCACGTGATCCTGGAGCAGGCGCCCACCGTCGTTCCGGTCGACGACGCACGGCCGCAACCGTTTCCCGTGCTCGCCCTGTCCGCCCGCAGCGACACCGCGCTGCGCGAACTGGCCACGGCGGTCGGCACGCTGGCCGAGACGGTCGCCACGCCGACCGTGACCGAGACGCTCTGGGCGCGGCGCGCGCACCATCCGCTGCGCGCCGCGTTCGCTTACCGCGACGACGACGATTTGCGTGCGCAGTTGGCGGAGTTCGCTGGCGGCGGTGGGCAGTCGCCCGCGCGTGCCCTGTCCGAGGCCGGGCCGCAGCCGATCTTCGTCTACAGCGGCATGGGACCGCAGTGGTGGGGCATGGGTCGCGGCCTGTTGCAGGCCGGCGGCCGCTTCGCGGAAGTCGCGCACGAGATCGACGAGGTGTTCCGGCCCATCGCCGAATGGTCGATCGTGGCGGAATTGCTTCGCGACGAAGCGGATTCGCGGATCACCGGCACCGCCTTCGCCCAGCCGGCGAACTTCCTGGTACAGGCCGCACTCACCGCGGAACTCGCCGAGCTCGGCATCCGGCCGTCCGCGGTGGTCGGCCACAGCGTCGGTGAGGTGACCGCAGCCTATGTCTCCGGTGCGCTGTCGCTGCACGACGCACTGCTGGTCAGCTACCACCGGTCCAGGCTGCAGGCCACCACCGCGGGTAGTGGCGGCATGCTCGCCGTCGGCCTGCCCGAGGAGCAGGCGCTGCAACGGCTGGCCGATATCGAGGGCGTCTGCGTCGCGGCGGTCAACTCCGCGACCGCGGTCACCCTGGCCGGCGACCTCGACGCCTTGCATCGGCTGCGCGAAACCCTCACCGAGGAAGGCATTTTCGCGAAAGCGCTGCGGGTAGAGGTGCCGTATCACAGCCATCTGATGGATCCGATCCTCGACGAGCTGCGCTCGGTACTCGCCGGTCTCCATCCCACCGAGACCCGAATCCCGTTGTGGTCCACGGTGACCGGTGCGGAGCTGGCGGGCCCCGAATGGGACCGCGAGTACTGGTGCCGCAATGTGCGCGAACCCGTGCGCTTCGCCGATGCCATCGGCGGGCTGCTCGAAGCGGGCAACCTGGCATTCCTCGAGGTCGGGCCGCACCCGGTGCTCAGCGGCAACATCCGCGAAGCGCTCGTGCAGCGCGGGCTCTCCGGCGCGGCGGTCAGCACCTTGTCGCGCGACGCCGACGACGAGGAAAATCTGCGCCGGACCGTCGTCGATCTGTATCGCGCGGGTGCGCTGGATGTTTCGCAGGTACCCGGAGCGGGCCCGGCCGCGGTCGGCCACCTGGATCTGCCCAGGTATCCCTGGCAGCGCCGGGTGCTGTGGACCGAGGATCCGGTGACCGAGCGCGACCGGGCCGGCGCTACCGCGGGGTACGCCATGCTCGGCGAACGCACCGACGCCACCGCCTCCGCCTGGGAAGTACAGCTGTCGGTGACGAACCTGCCGTGGCTGCGCGACCACGTGGTCGAGGGCTCGGTGGTGCTGCCCGGCGCCGCCTACCTCGACGCCGCGCTCAGCGCCATCGCGGCCCGCACCGGTCGCACGTCCTTCGGTCTGGAGGCGGTCGAGTTCGCCGCTCCGCTGATCGTCGGTCAGCATGACGTGCCGGTACTGCGCGTCGATGTGGAGGAGACCACCCACCGGTTCACCGTCCGCTCCCGCACGGCCACCGAAACCACCTGGACCCTCAACGCATACGGTCGCCTCATCGAGGCGGACGTGGACGCGCGAACCATCGACATCACGCCGCCACTCGACGCGGTCGATATCCCCGCGGACCTGCTCTATGAGGGTCTCGCCGCGCACGGCCTGGCCTACGGACCGTCGTTCCGCCTGGTGGACACCGCGCGGGTCGGCCAGGACGGTGTGCTGGCCCGGCTCGATCTCTCGCTGCTGCCGCAGGCCGAAGCCCCTGCGCTACCGCACTTGGCGCATCCGGCGGTCGTCGACGCCGCCCTGCAGTGCTTCGCCGCACTGTCCGCGCGTTCCTCGGGCGACGTGCCGGTGGTCGTGGTGCCCGCCGCGGTGACGGCGGTGCGCTGGTCCGGGCTGCTGCCGAATGACGAAGCGTGGGTTCGGGTGTCGAGGTCACCGGGCGATCCGCTGCTCGCCGACATCCATCTCGCCGGCGCGGACGGCCGCGTCGTGCTGACGATGTCGGGCGTGCGGTTCGCCGAGATCTCGGCCCGCCAGGATGTCTTCGACCAGCTGGACGAGGTGTTCTACGAACCGGTGTGGTCGATCGTCGACGACGCCGAGACCACGGTCGAGGCCGAGGCCGCGGCACCGGCGGAATTCCTCATGGTGATCAGCCTGGGCAGCACGGTGTCGCAGCGGGCCAAAGAGCTGGCCGCCGTACGTGCCGCCAGCGAGTTGCTCAATGTCAGCGCCGAGGACAGTACCGACGCGGACCGCGTGTTCGCGCTGTTGAAGGCCGCCCACGAGCGGTCCGATGTCGAGCGCAGCCGGCTGGTGGTCGTGGCGAACGGGGAACTCGACCCGGTGCGCAACGTGTACGGCCTCGTCCTTGTCGCACAGGCGATCAGCCGCCTGTTGGCCGAAGCGGCCGACACCCCGCCCGAGGTGCGCGGTGTCGTGGTGACCGAGCAAGCGTTCTGTCTGCCCGTCGACCGGTTCGCGAACCTGCCGCACACGGCACTGACCGGCGCGCGGCGCACCCTGCTCAACGAACAGCCGCACGCGCGCTGGCGGCTGATCGACGCCGAAGCCGGCACTCCGGCCGCCGATATCATCGGGCAGGTCTTCGCCGAGGACGCCGTCGCCGCCCGCGCCGACGAAGTCGCGTTGCGTGCGGGCGCGTGCTGGGCCATGCAGCTGCGGCACACGCTGCGCGACCAGCTGGCGACCTGGGATGCCAGCGCACCGCTCACCGACCCCGAAAAGTCGTTCACGCTGGAGATTCCACGCTCCCGGCTGCTGTCGGAGCTGTCCTGGCGCGAGGTCGAACGGGTCGAGCCAGGTCCCGGTGAGATCGAGGTCCGGGTGGACGCCGTCGGCGTGAACTACAAGGACCCGCTGAAGATTCTCGGCGTGCTCACCGAAAAAGAGTTGGCCGGAACGTATTTCGGCACGGTGGTCGGGATGGAGGGCGCCGGCGTCGTCGAACGGGTCGGCCCCGGCGTCACCGAGGTCGCTCCCGGCGATCTGATGTCGCTGTGCAGTCGCGGCATGCTGACCCGCTACCTCACCATCCGCCCCGACGACGGCGCGACCCAGCGGATGGATATCAACCTGGACAACGACTTCGATCCCTGCCACTGCAGCTCCGCGTTGCCGCTGCTCACCGCGGAATTCACGCTCGAAGAGCTGGCCCGGCTCCGACCGGGCGAAACCGTGCTGGTGCACGGCGCGGCCGGCGGCATGGGCATGGCGGCGGTGCAGGTCGCGCGGCGGATGGGCGCCCGCGTCATCGCCACCGCTAGCACCGAGGAGCGGCGGGCGATCGTCCGCGACATGGGCGCGCAGGAGGTGTTCAATTCGCGCTCGGTCAGCTTCGTCGACGACGTACTCCGGCTGACCGACGGCCGCGGCGTCGACGTGGTGTACAGCTCGTCCCCCGGCGAGATCCTGCACCAAAACCTGCGGGTGGTAGCCGAATTCGGCCGGATCATCGAGCTCGGCAAGGCCGACATCTATACGGGCGGCGCGATCGACCTGCGCCCGTTCGACCGCAACATGTCGTTCTTCGCCGTCGATATCGACCGGGCCCTCGCCACCCGCCCGGAGCTGGTCCGTGCCGCCTCCCGGCGGGTGATCCACGCCCTCGACACCGAAGTCTATAAAGCCTTGCCCTACACCGCGTTCGGCCCGGACGACGTATCGGCGGCCTTCGAGTCCGTGGTGCGGTCCGCGCAGATCGGCCGGATCGTGATCGATCTGCGCGCGGAAAACCCGATGGTGCGAGCGAAACTGCCGCAGGTGCACATCGATCCGGCCGCCGCCTATCTGGTGACCGGTGGTTTCGGCGCCTTCGGCCTCGCCACCGCTCGCTGGCTGGTACGCGAGGGCGCACGCAGGCTCGTGCTGGTCGGCCGCCAGGGTGCCGCCACCGACGAGGCCCGAGAAGTCCTGGCGGACTTCGCCGAAGCGGGCGTGGTGGTGGTCGAGGAGCGGGTGGACGTGTCCGATTACGACGCGGTGGCGGCGTTGATCGAGCGCAGCAACGCCGAGGGTCATCCGCTGCGCGGTGTCTTCCACGCGGCCGGCGTCGTCAACAACCTGGAGATTCCGCAGATCACCATCGAATCACTGGAAGCCATCTTCGGGCCGAAGGTCGCGGGCGCCCTGAACCTGGACAACGCGCTCACGGCGGCCGGAATCGACCTCGACTTGTTCGTGCTGTACTCCTCGGCGAGCAGCATCGTCGGCATCAACCCGCAATCGGGTTATGCCGCCGCCAATTCGGTGCTCGACACCCTCGCCGCCGCCCGGCGCGCACGTGGCGCGGCAGCGCTCGCGGTGAACTGGGGCTTCATGAGTGGCGGCGGCATGGCCGACTACGAATCCGTCACTCGATACGCCGAGCTCACCGGGTACCGGTCGGTGGAGATGGACGTCGCGACCGAGCAGCTGCGGGAATGCCTTCGGATGGACACGGCGCAGATCGCGCTGCTCGACGTGGACTGGGGGCAATGGGCGACGGTGCACCGACCGTCGGCTCGCACGCCCCGGTTCGGCGAGTTGGTCAGCGCGGCGGGCGGCGCCTCGGGTGTCGGCGCACTGCGCGCGGAGATTCTGGAGCTCGGCCCCGAACAGCGCGGTGAGGTCGTGGCGTATCTGCTCGTCGAGCAGCTCGCCGTGGTGCTCGGGGTCAGCGCGGACACGGTGGACCTGGACACCCCGCTGCCCGACCTCGGCATGGACTCACTGATGGGCATGGAGTTCGGCGCACGGGTGGTGAAGGTGCTCGGCGTGCAGATGTCGGTGCTCGCCGCGATCGGGCTGACCCTGCGCGGCCTCGGTGCCCGGCTTGCCGAACAGATTGCGCAAGAGGAGGACCGAATGGCGAGGAGCGATACCGAATGA
- a CDS encoding ester cyclase, giving the protein MDPYSTGQFRIGPEAEVIESAAWLAEFTEGYIAGWNSGDGAAVAKCATEDTMWYDPSLGKRVAGRAGVEEFVSDTVRSFPDVAYTNPFPPLLAAEGRAAVVPWRMTGTHLGPIDPPGFAATGKKIDLLVIDIWQFRGGLIWRSQATWDLSEMLLQLGLMPPRGSTAERAMARAQRVRSRLPF; this is encoded by the coding sequence GTGGATCCGTACAGCACCGGGCAGTTCCGCATCGGGCCGGAGGCCGAGGTTATCGAAAGCGCGGCCTGGCTGGCCGAGTTCACCGAAGGCTATATCGCGGGCTGGAACAGTGGCGACGGCGCGGCCGTCGCGAAATGTGCCACCGAGGACACCATGTGGTACGACCCGTCACTCGGCAAGCGGGTGGCCGGACGCGCCGGCGTCGAGGAGTTCGTCTCCGACACCGTGCGGTCGTTCCCGGATGTGGCCTACACCAATCCCTTTCCGCCGCTGCTCGCCGCCGAGGGCAGAGCTGCCGTGGTGCCGTGGCGGATGACCGGCACCCACCTCGGCCCGATCGACCCACCGGGGTTCGCGGCCACCGGCAAGAAGATCGACCTGCTGGTGATCGACATCTGGCAGTTCCGTGGTGGACTCATCTGGCGCAGCCAAGCGACCTGGGATCTCTCGGAAATGCTGCTGCAACTCGGGCTGATGCCGCCGCGCGGCAGCACCGCCGAGCGCGCGATGGCACGCGCTCAGCGGGTGCGTTCCCGGCTCCCGTTCTGA
- a CDS encoding CRTAC1 family protein has protein sequence MKIPINRSLLRKAVVPAVALLLMGAFFIPARSALLPSHDTADGRLASRFDFTAMPIAMPEGVRSDRTIRHVRHPYKNLSAWISSIGASAAMNDIDGNRLSDDLCMVDVRADKVYVTPTPDSNTSRYQPFILDPAPLRMDEAAVPSGCVPSDFNADGRTDMLVHFYGRTPIIYLQRGDATKLDSKAFRPVDLVPVPTTADGDYHGQRWVTAAVAIADFDGNGTTDIFIGNYFPDMDVLKEDGRVPLWMTDSFSNAANGGGNRVFTLDNAKSGSEPSVDYREVSQPFPIGKSTGWVLAAAATDLTGDQLPELYVSNDFGKDRLFVNKSKPGDIRFGFAEGERGLTDPKSYVMGHDSYKGMAADFGDLNSDGMPDLFVSNIAARYALMEGHFAWYNTAKNTADAAAKLADGIAPFKNRAPDVGLAWETWGWDAKINDFDNDGRNEVIQATGMIKGDTNRWPQIQEIGTINDELVKYPQAWPVIGDDADLSGRDPMGFFSQDEDGKFANLTHTLGMDAPIPSRGIAIGDTSGNGALSFAVARQWADPVFYHNNRAKNGQYLGLKLHKPTNEGSPATTVAGLPALGVPAIDAQVEVRTPDGKLHTARLDGGSGHTGKRATEIHLGLGNVDPATPLNVLLRWRDNKGAPHEQTIQLTPGWHTMNLTSNAQEVK, from the coding sequence GTGAAAATCCCCATCAACAGATCACTCCTCCGGAAAGCTGTGGTGCCCGCGGTTGCTCTGCTGCTGATGGGTGCCTTTTTCATCCCGGCGCGCAGTGCGCTGCTGCCCTCCCACGACACCGCGGATGGGCGGCTCGCGAGCCGGTTCGATTTCACCGCGATGCCCATCGCCATGCCGGAGGGAGTACGCAGCGATCGCACGATCCGGCACGTGCGCCATCCGTACAAGAACCTGTCGGCCTGGATCTCCTCGATCGGCGCGTCCGCCGCGATGAACGACATCGACGGCAACCGCCTTTCCGACGATCTCTGCATGGTCGACGTCCGGGCGGACAAGGTGTACGTGACGCCGACACCGGACAGCAACACCAGCCGGTACCAGCCCTTCATTCTCGACCCGGCACCGCTGCGGATGGACGAGGCGGCCGTGCCGTCCGGCTGTGTGCCCAGCGACTTCAACGCCGACGGCCGGACCGACATGCTGGTGCACTTCTACGGTCGCACCCCGATCATCTACTTGCAGCGCGGGGACGCGACGAAGTTGGACAGCAAGGCATTTCGCCCGGTCGATCTGGTGCCGGTGCCCACTACCGCCGATGGTGACTATCACGGGCAGCGCTGGGTCACCGCCGCGGTCGCCATCGCCGACTTCGACGGTAACGGAACCACCGACATCTTCATCGGCAACTATTTCCCCGACATGGACGTGCTGAAGGAGGACGGACGCGTTCCCCTGTGGATGACCGACTCCTTCTCCAATGCCGCCAACGGCGGCGGCAACCGGGTCTTCACCCTGGACAACGCCAAGTCCGGCAGCGAACCATCGGTCGACTACCGCGAGGTGAGTCAGCCGTTCCCGATCGGCAAGTCCACCGGGTGGGTCCTGGCCGCCGCCGCCACCGATCTCACCGGTGATCAGCTGCCAGAGTTGTACGTGTCCAACGACTTCGGCAAGGACCGGCTGTTCGTCAACAAGTCCAAGCCGGGCGATATCCGCTTCGGCTTCGCCGAGGGCGAACGTGGTCTGACCGATCCGAAGTCCTATGTGATGGGCCATGATTCGTACAAAGGCATGGCCGCCGACTTCGGCGACCTGAACAGCGACGGCATGCCCGACCTGTTCGTCAGCAATATCGCCGCGCGGTACGCACTGATGGAGGGGCATTTCGCCTGGTACAACACGGCCAAGAACACCGCCGACGCCGCCGCCAAGCTCGCCGACGGCATCGCACCGTTCAAGAATCGTGCCCCTGACGTCGGATTGGCTTGGGAGACTTGGGGTTGGGACGCCAAGATCAACGACTTCGACAATGACGGCCGCAACGAAGTGATCCAGGCGACCGGCATGATCAAGGGCGATACCAACCGCTGGCCGCAGATCCAGGAAATCGGCACCATCAACGACGAACTGGTGAAATACCCGCAGGCATGGCCGGTGATCGGGGACGACGCCGATCTGTCCGGCCGCGACCCCATGGGCTTCTTCAGCCAGGACGAGGACGGGAAGTTCGCCAACCTCACCCACACCCTCGGCATGGACGCCCCGATCCCGTCCCGCGGTATCGCCATCGGCGACACCTCGGGCAACGGCGCGCTCAGCTTCGCGGTGGCCAGGCAGTGGGCGGATCCGGTTTTCTACCACAACAATCGGGCGAAGAACGGTCAGTATCTCGGGCTGAAGCTGCACAAGCCGACCAATGAGGGTTCTCCGGCCACGACGGTCGCCGGGCTGCCAGCCCTCGGCGTTCCTGCGATCGACGCGCAGGTGGAGGTGCGCACCCCGGACGGGAAGCTGCACACCGCCCGCCTCGACGGCGGCAGCGGACACACCGGAAAGCGGGCCACTGAAATACATCTCGGCCTCGGCAATGTCGATCCGGCCACGCCACTGAATGTGCTGCTGCGCTGGCGCGACAACAAGGGCGCACCGCACGAGCAGACGATCCAGCTCACGCCGGGCTGGCACACGATGAACCTCACCTCGAATGCTCAGGAGGTCAAGTAA